The following coding sequences are from one Lolium rigidum isolate FL_2022 chromosome 6, APGP_CSIRO_Lrig_0.1, whole genome shotgun sequence window:
- the LOC124659953 gene encoding uncharacterized protein At1g28695-like: MMGMQPNLLNQLVSFLLGASAAGVLIFFLSSEGVVSRPSTAGISSWSNGTMAFPDTPAQDHTSRVEVASPQEANHTIQAAEQELELERLLRAVANEDRTVIMTSVNEAWASEGSLLDLFLESFKNGEKIAHFVEHLLIVALDAGAFERCRAVHPHCYLLPPLAGNSSDLSEEKVFMSKDYIDLVWSKVRLQQRILELGYNFLFTDVDIMWFRNPFERMSVAAHMVTSSDFYFGDPYSPINAPNTGFLYVKSSNRTVGIFEAWRGARASFPGKHEQQVLNEIKFDLIEKRGLRLQFLDTVHNAGFCNNTRDFNTLYTMHANCCVGLGAKLHDLGNLMKEWRAYRGMDDEQRRRGPVRWKVPGICIH; this comes from the exons ATGATGGGGATGCAGCCGAACCTGCTCAACCAGCTGGTGTCGTTCCTCCTCGGGGCGTCCGCAGCCGGGGTGCTGATCTTCTTCTTGTCGTCCGAAGGGGTCGTTTCGCGACCATCGACCGCCGGCATATCCAGCTGGTCGAATGGAACCATGGCCTTCCCGGATACTCCAGCCCAGGACCATACGAGCAGGGTTGAGGTCGCCTCCCCTCAGGAGGCCAACCACACTATCCAG gccgcggagcaggagctggagctggagcggCTGCTGCGGGCGGTGGCGAACGAGGACCGGACGGTGATCATGACGTCGGTGAACGAGGCGTGGGCGTCGGAAGGGTCGCTGCTAGACCTGTTCCTGGAGAGCTTCAAAAACGGGGAGAAGATCGCGCACTTCGTGGAGCATCTCCTCATCGTGGCCCTGGACGCCGGGGCGTTCGAGCGGTGCCGGGCCGTGCACCCACACTGCTACCTCCTGCCACCGCTAGCCGGCAACAGCAGCGACCTCTCCGAGGAGAAGGTGTTCATGAGCAAGGACTACATCGACCTGGTGTGGAGCAAGGTCAGGCTCCAGCAGAGGATCCTCGAGCTCGGCTACAACTTCCTCTTCACG GATGTGGACATCATGTGGTTCCGCAACCCGTTCGAGCGGATGTCCGTGGCGGCACACATGGTGACCTCGTCGGACTTCTACTTCGGCGACCCGTACAGCCCCATAAACGCCCCGAACACGGGGTTCCTGTACGTGAAGTCAAGCAATCGCACGGTGGGCATCTTTGAGGCATGGCGGGGAGCTCGGGCGTCCTTCCCGGGGAAGCATGAGCAGCAGGTGCTGAACGAGATCAAGTTCGACCTCATAGAGAAGCGCGGGCTGcggctgcagttcctcgacaccgtGCACAACGCCGGGTTCTGCAACAACACCCGTGACTTCAACACCCTCTACACCATGCACGCCAACTGCTGCGTCGGCCTCGGCGCCAAGCTCCATGACCTCGGGAACCTGATGAAGGAGTGGCGTGCGTACAGGGGGATGGACGACGAGCAGCGCCGGCGAGGTCCCGTGCGGTGGAAGGTCCCTGGCATATGCATCCATTGA